A stretch of the Bacillus sp. B-jedd genome encodes the following:
- a CDS encoding O-acetylhomoserine aminocarboxypropyltransferase/cysteine synthase family protein, with amino-acid sequence MTKQNENLGLETLLLHGGQTPDPVTGSRAVPIYQTTSYVFDSTDHAQNLFSLAESGNIYTRIMNPTTDVLEKRIALLEGGAAALAVSSGMAAIALSIMNLAEAGDEIVAAGNLYGGTFNLFAVTLPKFGIKVRFVDSTNPENFRDAITPKTKAIFGEIIGNPSLNVFDVEAVAEIAHENGVPLIIDNTFASPYSCRPIEWGADIVVHSATKWIGGHGTTIGGLIVDAGRFDWNSEKFPGFTQPDPSYNGLRFAQDVGALAFIIKLRVQLLRDFGSSLSPNSAFLLLQGLETLHLRIEKHNENALALAQYLQNHPAVEWVSYPGLEEHPSHELAKKYLDGGFGSIIVFGIKGGREAGKKVIDNIQLWSHVANVGDAKSLIIHPASTTHQQLSKEDLAKSGVTEELIRLSVGLESLKDLKDDLDQAFFIATGISAKPEEQLNR; translated from the coding sequence ATGACAAAGCAAAATGAAAACCTTGGACTCGAAACACTATTATTGCACGGCGGACAGACGCCTGACCCTGTGACTGGTTCCCGAGCTGTACCGATTTACCAGACCACTTCCTATGTATTCGATAGTACGGACCACGCCCAGAACCTCTTCTCACTCGCCGAATCCGGTAATATTTACACCCGGATCATGAACCCAACAACCGATGTGTTGGAAAAACGGATTGCTCTTCTTGAAGGGGGCGCTGCTGCGCTTGCCGTTTCTTCCGGAATGGCCGCCATCGCCCTGTCGATTATGAATCTCGCTGAAGCTGGCGATGAAATTGTCGCTGCGGGGAACCTCTACGGCGGCACTTTCAACTTATTCGCCGTTACCCTCCCGAAGTTCGGCATAAAAGTTCGCTTTGTCGACTCAACCAATCCCGAAAACTTCCGTGACGCCATTACCCCAAAAACAAAGGCTATCTTTGGCGAAATTATTGGCAACCCGAGCCTGAATGTCTTCGATGTTGAAGCTGTGGCGGAAATCGCTCATGAAAATGGAGTTCCGCTCATCATCGACAACACGTTTGCTTCACCGTATTCCTGCAGGCCGATCGAATGGGGCGCTGATATCGTTGTCCATTCGGCAACGAAATGGATTGGCGGGCATGGAACAACGATTGGCGGCCTGATCGTCGATGCCGGCCGATTTGACTGGAACAGCGAGAAGTTCCCCGGCTTTACCCAACCGGATCCTAGCTATAACGGCCTCCGTTTTGCCCAGGATGTCGGCGCACTTGCCTTTATTATCAAGCTTCGAGTCCAGCTCCTGAGAGACTTTGGTTCATCTTTAAGCCCGAACAGCGCTTTCCTTTTGCTGCAGGGACTCGAAACGCTGCATTTAAGAATTGAAAAGCATAATGAAAACGCATTGGCACTTGCCCAATATTTGCAAAACCATCCTGCTGTCGAATGGGTATCGTATCCGGGCCTTGAAGAGCATCCAAGCCATGAGCTGGCTAAAAAATACCTTGACGGCGGGTTCGGATCAATTATTGTCTTTGGCATCAAAGGCGGTCGTGAAGCAGGCAAAAAGGTGATCGACAATATTCAATTGTGGTCACACGTCGCAAACGTCGGCGACGCGAAATCCCTAATCATCCACCCTGCTTCCACGACTCATCAGCAGCTGAGTAAAGAAGACCTTGCTAAAAGCGGTGTCACCGAAGAACTGATCAGGCTGTCTGTCGGACTTGAATCCCTTAAGGATCTAAAGGATGATCTCGATCAGGCTTTCTTTATAGCCACGGGCATTTCCGCTAAACCGGAGGAGCAGCTAAATCGATGA
- a CDS encoding carbohydrate binding domain-containing protein produces MKKQKTKSRFSIIFCITLVFSLFGPYIGSTPKTLGASNVPAAVVNGGFEEVVIPGWSLVTNNPLTSISISGEKAKSGTKSMHLKDSNSNTTGGNLQVTSEKLPVDSGQSYKAKAFVNVVNQSHSIGYEVHYFNGENQKVGTATFINFRSTDLGTNQWTEMSVPFTVPEGATQVELRFNSGHPSNTEAYFDDVKIVKDSDSSEMRPANASFEEEAVYPGWSQVTKNPSTSIAFSAEKARTGSKSLYFLDSNSNSTNGNLQVTSDKVTVTAGESYTVKAFVNVVRQSHSIGFEVHYFNNENQRVGAATFINFGSAVLGTDKWTEIQVPFTVPEGAAKVELRFNSGHPSITEAYFDDVIVEGTSVNEPPAGDIHTEVMNPGFEEKVLDGNIPGWKSEFEGPGIQVSSERSHTGTQSLHLHDTSDKVGVSVLSDKIAVEAGASYLLTVFSNVVSQTHNVVTEIRYFDKDNKKISDSRELNGNLPKNEWVDLKVFSVAPENAAYARLAFYSGGISLTEVYFDDVTFKKVTDDSKFDRTYAEPINLGEMVHVQLGQAGVIQENSLGENEVYYHSNGHPGTFSVLDAETGKLKFSKVINNTEAVWAITIGPDKNVYFAGTSDGKLYRYVPERKVIEDLGANPTAGWVWDIEATNDGKIYGATYPSAGIFEYDIKTGTFRDFGSVTNQDYARGLAVDGDNIYVGIGTTKHLYKINRHTGKKEEIFIEGHSGENGTIQDFWVVNGKLLVAVSTINMLVLNQETLKVEGSFNFSNMISEPDPNEPNMIYYKNGTEFYKYDLNTNTETLIEGLPVLPDTPRVKDMAWITLSTGETVLAMVTQYGEYMLYNPKTNEMKFIILDLAATAVAIQSLKSGPDGKLYMGGYQRGMSVYNPFTEEIEVNISSFAQPEGIGFLDDTVYFGTYVGAIMYSYDPSQPVDLNSNPKLEYDIKDEQDRPFAITSGDNKLFVGTIPDYGVLGGALAIYDGDTKEWSQQRNIVQDQSIISLAYQDGKLYGGTSVWGGLGINPKAEEAKIFVWDVEKGEKIAEFTPNILGIDSTPRMIGDLSFGPDGFLWGAVEGTIFKMDPETYEVVDSKVIRPSLYNSSKWFPYRLEWGPDGMLYTTLSRSLIVIDPETLDYKVLVDDFMNSMTVGVDGSIYYALGSELYKIPVPETDATLTSISIDGKTIEGFQPGKLNYTINTAPTENIVVETGQQGANVEFMHGTDKTEIIVTGADGVSKLRYIISWTENQCRPGKPDKPGKPENPGKPDKPGKPDKPGKPDKVCKPDKPGKIDNSGNPDKAGVEKMDNN; encoded by the coding sequence ATGAAAAAACAAAAAACGAAAAGCCGGTTTTCAATCATCTTCTGTATAACTCTTGTTTTTAGCTTATTTGGCCCTTATATAGGATCAACTCCAAAAACACTAGGAGCCAGTAATGTACCAGCGGCAGTTGTTAATGGCGGGTTCGAAGAGGTTGTGATTCCTGGATGGAGCCTTGTCACCAATAATCCTTTAACTAGTATTTCTATTAGTGGTGAGAAAGCAAAAAGCGGAACCAAAAGCATGCATTTAAAAGATTCAAATAGCAACACTACAGGGGGGAATTTACAGGTAACTAGTGAGAAGCTGCCCGTTGATTCCGGACAATCCTATAAAGCTAAAGCATTTGTAAACGTGGTCAACCAATCACATAGTATCGGGTATGAAGTCCATTATTTCAATGGTGAGAATCAAAAGGTAGGAACAGCTACGTTTATCAACTTCCGCTCAACAGATTTAGGAACCAATCAATGGACTGAAATGAGCGTGCCCTTTACGGTTCCGGAAGGAGCAACCCAGGTTGAACTTCGATTTAATTCGGGACATCCTTCCAACACGGAAGCTTACTTTGATGATGTGAAGATTGTGAAGGATTCGGATTCCTCGGAAATGCGGCCGGCAAATGCTTCGTTTGAAGAAGAAGCGGTTTATCCAGGCTGGAGCCAGGTAACCAAAAATCCCTCTACAAGTATTGCATTCAGCGCGGAAAAAGCGCGGACCGGAAGTAAGAGCTTATATTTCTTAGATTCAAATAGCAATAGTACTAACGGAAATTTACAGGTAACCAGTGATAAAGTTACTGTTACAGCAGGGGAGTCATACACTGTGAAAGCATTTGTAAATGTTGTAAGGCAATCACACAGTATAGGTTTTGAAGTCCATTATTTTAACAATGAAAATCAAAGAGTTGGAGCTGCCACCTTTATTAATTTTGGCTCAGCTGTTTTAGGAACGGACAAATGGACTGAAATTCAAGTCCCTTTTACAGTTCCTGAAGGAGCCGCTAAAGTTGAACTTCGCTTTAATTCTGGACATCCCTCCATTACGGAAGCTTATTTTGACGATGTAATTGTTGAAGGGACATCCGTAAATGAACCTCCCGCTGGGGATATTCACACGGAGGTTATGAATCCCGGCTTTGAAGAAAAGGTTTTGGACGGGAATATTCCAGGATGGAAATCGGAATTCGAGGGACCGGGCATTCAAGTTAGTTCTGAACGTTCGCATACTGGGACACAGAGCTTACACTTGCATGATACCTCCGACAAAGTGGGGGTAAGTGTTTTAAGTGATAAAATTGCTGTCGAAGCAGGTGCCTCATATTTATTAACAGTCTTTTCTAATGTAGTTAGCCAGACTCATAATGTCGTAACCGAAATTCGATATTTTGATAAGGATAATAAAAAAATCTCTGATAGCAGAGAACTGAACGGCAACTTGCCAAAAAATGAGTGGGTTGATTTAAAGGTATTCAGTGTGGCCCCAGAGAACGCTGCGTATGCCAGATTGGCATTTTATTCTGGCGGGATCAGTCTGACGGAAGTATATTTTGACGATGTGACCTTTAAGAAAGTAACAGATGATTCAAAGTTTGACCGTACCTATGCCGAACCTATTAATCTGGGAGAAATGGTCCATGTTCAATTAGGGCAAGCAGGGGTCATTCAGGAAAATAGTTTGGGTGAGAATGAAGTTTACTACCATTCAAACGGCCATCCTGGAACCTTCTCTGTTTTGGATGCTGAAACAGGAAAATTGAAATTCTCTAAAGTAATCAATAATACAGAAGCCGTATGGGCCATTACGATCGGTCCAGATAAAAATGTGTATTTTGCTGGTACTTCTGATGGGAAATTGTATCGTTATGTACCTGAGCGAAAGGTGATTGAGGACCTAGGGGCCAATCCTACTGCTGGCTGGGTATGGGATATAGAAGCCACAAATGACGGCAAAATTTATGGCGCGACTTATCCTAGCGCAGGCATTTTCGAGTATGATATCAAAACTGGTACGTTCAGGGACTTTGGAAGTGTGACTAACCAGGATTACGCACGCGGACTGGCTGTTGATGGGGATAATATTTATGTGGGAATTGGAACAACAAAACATTTATATAAAATTAATCGCCATACTGGTAAAAAAGAAGAGATTTTCATCGAAGGCCACTCAGGTGAAAATGGAACGATTCAGGACTTTTGGGTCGTGAATGGAAAGCTTCTTGTGGCTGTTTCAACGATCAATATGCTTGTCTTAAATCAGGAGACCTTGAAGGTTGAGGGTTCTTTTAATTTTAGCAATATGATATCTGAACCAGATCCGAACGAGCCCAATATGATTTATTACAAAAACGGAACAGAATTCTACAAATATGACCTTAATACAAATACCGAGACATTGATTGAAGGCCTTCCCGTTCTTCCGGACACTCCAAGGGTAAAGGATATGGCTTGGATAACGTTATCTACTGGAGAAACTGTGCTGGCAATGGTGACACAATACGGCGAGTATATGCTGTACAATCCCAAGACCAATGAGATGAAATTTATCATTCTTGACCTGGCTGCAACAGCTGTAGCTATCCAATCCTTGAAGTCTGGTCCGGACGGAAAGCTGTATATGGGCGGATATCAGCGGGGAATGAGTGTGTATAACCCATTTACCGAGGAAATTGAAGTGAATATTTCTTCATTTGCCCAGCCGGAGGGAATCGGATTTTTGGATGATACTGTTTATTTTGGTACGTATGTCGGGGCAATCATGTACAGCTATGACCCTTCACAGCCCGTGGACTTAAATAGCAATCCAAAGCTTGAATATGATATAAAAGACGAACAAGACCGTCCTTTTGCGATTACATCAGGTGATAATAAGCTTTTTGTGGGGACAATTCCTGATTATGGCGTTTTGGGCGGAGCCCTTGCTATCTATGATGGTGACACAAAAGAATGGTCACAACAACGGAATATTGTCCAAGACCAAAGTATTATCAGCCTTGCCTATCAAGATGGAAAGCTGTATGGAGGAACATCAGTATGGGGCGGGCTGGGAATAAATCCTAAAGCTGAAGAAGCGAAAATCTTTGTTTGGGATGTTGAAAAAGGTGAAAAGATTGCCGAATTCACCCCAAACATTCTGGGAATTGATAGCACTCCCCGTATGATTGGTGATTTATCATTCGGGCCGGATGGCTTCTTATGGGGAGCCGTTGAAGGTACAATTTTTAAAATGGATCCAGAAACGTATGAAGTGGTGGATAGCAAAGTGATTCGCCCAAGTTTGTATAACAGCAGTAAATGGTTTCCTTACCGCCTTGAATGGGGACCGGATGGGATGTTATATACCACTTTATCGCGCAGTCTAATTGTCATTGACCCTGAAACCTTGGATTATAAAGTGCTTGTAGACGACTTCATGAACAGTATGACGGTCGGAGTGGATGGAAGCATTTATTATGCACTAGGAAGTGAGCTTTATAAAATCCCCGTACCTGAAACAGATGCAACCTTAACATCGATTAGCATTGATGGCAAAACGATTGAAGGCTTTCAGCCTGGGAAATTGAACTATACGATTAATACTGCCCCAACCGAAAACATTGTTGTTGAGACAGGCCAACAAGGGGCAAATGTTGAGTTCATGCATGGAACTGATAAAACAGAAATAATTGTAACGGGAGCAGACGGCGTTTCTAAGCTACGGTACATCATTTCATGGACAGAAAATCAGTGTAGGCCAGGCAAACCAGATAAACCAGGCAAACCGGAAAATCCCGGTAAACCGGACAAACCAGGTAAACCGGACAAACCAGGTAAACCGGACAAAGTCTGTAAGCCGGATAAACCAGGGAAAATAGACAATTCAGGAAATCCTGATAAAGCTGGCGTAGAAAAAATGGATAATAACTGA
- a CDS encoding DegV family protein, which yields MRRIVLSTESGADLPKDLAEKYAVQVVPMHVIMDGQDYLDGSLPVEEIYDYYERTKKIPSTAATNVHEYQECFVKIQADYPDCAIVHVGYTSKASVSFQSAVLASEEFENLYLIDALNVTGGLAAIVLYAARLLEAEPEIDPKKLVAKIEEMVPKSRLAFTPGSLDFLRAGGRVSNIAYLGGALLKIKPCIELIGGKLVSTKKYRGKMNVVAERLLREYLEEYNIDREQLYLLYSIGLDDAIKQRMDELAKEAGFRNIRWIQAGAMISTHAGPGGFGVAGLEV from the coding sequence ATGAGGCGCATTGTTTTATCGACCGAGAGTGGGGCGGATTTACCGAAGGATTTGGCTGAGAAATATGCTGTGCAAGTAGTTCCGATGCATGTCATCATGGATGGGCAAGACTATTTGGACGGGTCTCTGCCAGTGGAAGAGATTTATGATTATTATGAGCGGACGAAGAAAATACCTTCGACAGCCGCAACGAATGTACATGAGTACCAGGAGTGTTTTGTAAAAATACAGGCCGATTACCCAGACTGTGCCATAGTCCACGTCGGATATACATCAAAAGCTTCTGTTTCCTTTCAAAGCGCGGTATTGGCCTCAGAGGAATTCGAAAACCTTTATCTTATTGATGCGTTGAACGTGACTGGCGGACTTGCCGCAATTGTTCTATATGCAGCACGCCTGCTGGAGGCAGAGCCGGAGATTGATCCTAAGAAGCTGGTTGCCAAGATTGAGGAAATGGTGCCGAAGTCAAGGCTCGCTTTCACTCCCGGCAGCCTCGATTTCCTGAGAGCTGGCGGCCGGGTTAGTAATATCGCTTATTTAGGCGGGGCTTTGCTGAAAATCAAGCCTTGCATTGAATTAATTGGCGGGAAGCTTGTTTCCACGAAAAAATACCGCGGCAAAATGAACGTGGTCGCGGAAAGGTTGCTGAGGGAGTATTTAGAGGAATACAATATTGACCGCGAGCAGCTTTACTTACTTTACTCCATCGGCCTTGATGACGCTATTAAGCAGCGGATGGATGAACTTGCAAAAGAAGCAGGCTTTAGGAATATCAGATGGATCCAGGCCGGGGCGATGATTTCCACTCACGCCGGACCTGGGGGATTTGGAGTTGCCGGGTTGGAAGTCTAG
- a CDS encoding FAD-dependent oxidoreductase has product MDFSQLVYYKPAPIADEPQTFERDLIVYGATPAGIMAAIQAKQMGLTVAIAEFSRHIGGITASGLGASDSGAKEAVGGLSREFFRALGKVYGTEEQWTFEPKAAKYVFENLLKENGIDVFFRQHLKTVKTENRAIKEITMEDGTVYKGKIFVDASYEGDLMANAGVSYFVGRESNATYKETHNGIQFGHPHHQFEKWISPYVQEDDPSSGILPGITETSHDTLGYQGQGDQRIQAYNFRICLTKNPENRMPFPKPPSYDPERYALLLRYIEAGVWDAMNLHTMLPNGKTDLNNYGGFSTDHIGMNYDWPEGTYETRERIFQDHFTYNLGMLYFLANDERVPVAIRDEVSEWGLAGDEFEDTGHWPHQLYIREARRMIADYVMTDHNCLGETTVEDSIGLASYQMDSHHCRRVVIDGRVYNEGDVEIPISPYPISYRSIRPKASECTNLLVPVCLSSSHIAYGSIRMEPVFMILGQSVGAAAALAVQNKTTVQAVEYNELKKALLDFGQVLEWDTSIEDDPIARMESTFGKK; this is encoded by the coding sequence ATGGATTTTAGTCAGTTGGTTTACTATAAGCCTGCCCCGATAGCAGACGAACCACAGACCTTTGAAAGGGATTTAATTGTTTACGGTGCGACGCCAGCCGGTATCATGGCCGCTATCCAGGCAAAACAAATGGGATTGACTGTTGCGATTGCCGAGTTCAGCAGGCATATCGGCGGAATCACAGCAAGCGGCCTGGGTGCTTCGGATAGCGGAGCCAAGGAAGCGGTCGGAGGATTATCCCGCGAGTTTTTCCGTGCGTTGGGGAAGGTTTATGGCACTGAGGAACAGTGGACCTTTGAACCGAAAGCAGCTAAATATGTGTTCGAAAACTTGCTAAAGGAAAACGGGATTGACGTGTTTTTCAGACAGCATTTAAAAACGGTGAAAACGGAGAACCGCGCAATCAAGGAAATCACAATGGAAGACGGCACAGTATATAAAGGGAAAATATTTGTGGATGCCAGTTATGAAGGGGATTTAATGGCCAATGCCGGCGTTTCCTATTTTGTCGGCAGGGAATCCAATGCCACTTACAAGGAGACGCATAACGGTATCCAATTCGGGCATCCGCACCACCAATTTGAAAAATGGATTTCCCCCTATGTACAGGAAGACGACCCATCAAGCGGCATTTTGCCCGGCATAACGGAGACAAGCCATGACACGCTTGGCTATCAAGGACAAGGTGACCAAAGGATCCAGGCGTATAATTTCCGGATTTGCCTGACGAAAAATCCTGAAAACCGGATGCCTTTTCCGAAGCCTCCTTCGTATGATCCGGAACGATACGCATTGCTCCTTCGTTATATCGAGGCTGGCGTATGGGATGCGATGAACCTCCATACGATGTTGCCGAACGGAAAAACGGATTTGAATAATTATGGCGGATTTTCGACTGACCATATTGGGATGAATTATGACTGGCCGGAAGGAACATATGAAACGCGCGAAAGGATATTCCAAGACCATTTTACATACAATCTCGGCATGCTTTACTTCCTTGCCAATGATGAACGGGTCCCCGTGGCAATACGCGATGAAGTGTCAGAATGGGGGCTCGCCGGTGATGAATTTGAAGATACCGGGCATTGGCCGCATCAGCTTTATATCCGGGAAGCGAGGAGAATGATCGCAGACTATGTCATGACCGACCATAATTGTCTTGGTGAAACTACAGTCGAAGATTCTATTGGCCTTGCAAGCTATCAGATGGATTCCCATCATTGCAGGAGAGTTGTCATTGACGGAAGAGTTTACAATGAAGGCGATGTGGAAATCCCGATTTCGCCTTACCCGATTTCCTATCGCTCGATTCGACCGAAAGCCTCCGAATGTACGAATCTGCTCGTTCCTGTTTGTTTGTCCAGTTCGCATATCGCCTACGGTTCAATCCGGATGGAGCCGGTCTTTATGATATTAGGCCAATCTGTCGGAGCTGCTGCCGCCCTGGCCGTTCAAAACAAGACAACCGTTCAGGCTGTCGAGTACAACGAATTGAAAAAGGCATTGCTTGATTTTGGCCAAGTACTGGAATGGGATACTTCCATCGAAGACGACCCCATTGCAAGGATGGAATCCACTTTCGGCAAAAAATAA
- a CDS encoding FIMAH domain-containing protein, with product MSFVERESAYGNITNSLSKQLSNAIASAIHHRDMGRQEQAAKHLQDALKHLENAEPTDLTNETLAKLQGILDSIDL from the coding sequence ATGAGCTTTGTCGAGCGGGAGTCAGCATACGGAAACATCACAAATTCACTCAGCAAGCAACTGTCAAATGCCATAGCCTCAGCCATCCACCACCGTGATATGGGAAGGCAGGAGCAGGCAGCCAAACACCTGCAGGATGCCCTGAAACACCTTGAAAATGCAGAGCCAACGGATCTTACAAACGAGACCTTGGCAAAATTGCAAGGCATCCTCGACTCGATTGACTTGTAA
- a CDS encoding FIMAH domain-containing protein, with translation MRKHAKSLMAALLAMILVLSNLPFNEKASLAEAAENWKELKVVNGGFEATPSSPANLPSWVYWSGGLKSGMAITNEAAFAGKQSLAVTNTGATGLFSEMIAVTAGGQYKLSAKLYAKELTGKPGIWLRWYNSEGKNFSDTPKYFDVTSLNEWQTVEIEAAAPAGATGVKVFIYQPSTSKMNGYYDEIKLFEKGADILDFPFEFGKPINHGPAALAAKSQGVAIGDGELYYATNGSPATFYAADAATGKKIFSAPLPGSDVVWAMVIGEDGNVYFAGTYNGILYRYVVKEKRLEQLGKNPSDNWVWQLEASKDGKIYGATYPNAKVFEYDIAASKFTDLGTFYEGQQYARGLGITDESLYVGTGTTAYLMKMDLKTGERAEIKTPITGVSTQISNIWEYGDNIFVAYGTSLVTIDKNTGEEKNTLDWQSDHAFDGLISPPSPYDENIIYYINKNTQQLWTYDMTTHKQAKVEPTVQMPPTPAKAIRWIKDEKGKDVLAILHHQIEYSIYDPTANSLKVSYPEVDMQGLLMQSMEIGDDQKIYMGGYQGSFGVFDTATDQYILRERDPHQIEGVGFLNGDVYLGTYGGARIYKYDPKLPFTYSGGGKGNNPEMVHDIGDDQSRPFTFASGDNKLFVGTISDYGLLGGALTIYDADTGKWNTIRNIINNQSIIGLAYHEGTLFGGSTLAGGLGVTPTEPRAKMFEYDVKTGSHEVFDLNVEGLATPEMIGELSIGPDGNLWGVAWGYDKAGAYNTVVFAMDPDSRKIVKSTELYKGVNRGSQWRPFFIRWDRQGYLYTTAGRTLTVIDPVTMKSKRLVSGTVNLMDVDNEGNIYYTADENLYQLPVPVEKGTLSAPSDSILQGAGQDIDLTLTLVNGSKANLAGAKVEWFNSNPDAAELKDGKLIGKNSGTAELNAKVAYNGYEVMTNKISITVVVTAETLSAQILGLEEAGTIPHSLAKQLTNRLAQAEHHAQKGRTGQAVKHLNDFRKHLDESNVDESLKKSLHANVDSVEEGYEE, from the coding sequence TTGAGGAAACATGCTAAAAGTCTTATGGCTGCGCTGCTCGCAATGATTCTAGTTTTATCGAACCTTCCCTTTAACGAGAAAGCATCATTAGCAGAGGCGGCCGAAAATTGGAAGGAACTAAAGGTTGTTAACGGTGGGTTTGAAGCCACCCCTTCCTCCCCGGCCAATCTGCCTTCCTGGGTTTATTGGAGCGGCGGCTTGAAATCCGGAATGGCGATTACAAATGAAGCCGCTTTTGCAGGAAAACAAAGCCTTGCTGTCACCAACACTGGTGCTACCGGCCTGTTCAGTGAGATGATCGCAGTCACGGCGGGAGGCCAATATAAACTTTCTGCAAAACTTTATGCAAAAGAGCTGACAGGCAAGCCTGGCATATGGCTCCGCTGGTACAATTCGGAAGGCAAGAACTTTTCGGACACTCCAAAATACTTCGATGTCACTTCCCTGAATGAGTGGCAGACCGTTGAAATAGAGGCGGCCGCCCCGGCAGGCGCCACAGGGGTAAAAGTGTTTATTTATCAGCCTTCCACATCGAAAATGAACGGCTACTATGATGAAATCAAGCTTTTTGAAAAAGGAGCGGACATCCTCGATTTTCCGTTTGAATTTGGAAAGCCAATCAACCATGGCCCAGCCGCCCTTGCGGCGAAATCACAAGGAGTGGCAATTGGCGACGGAGAACTGTATTACGCGACAAACGGTTCACCCGCGACTTTTTATGCGGCTGACGCTGCCACTGGCAAGAAAATCTTTTCCGCTCCCCTACCGGGCAGTGACGTCGTTTGGGCAATGGTGATTGGCGAGGATGGAAATGTTTATTTTGCCGGCACGTATAACGGGATTTTATACCGATATGTCGTGAAGGAAAAACGGCTTGAGCAGCTTGGTAAAAATCCATCTGATAATTGGGTTTGGCAGCTGGAAGCTTCGAAAGACGGAAAAATTTACGGAGCGACCTATCCGAATGCGAAAGTATTCGAATACGATATCGCTGCAAGTAAATTCACGGATCTGGGGACTTTTTACGAAGGCCAGCAATATGCGCGCGGACTTGGCATCACCGATGAAAGCCTGTATGTCGGAACCGGCACGACAGCATATTTAATGAAAATGGATTTGAAGACAGGTGAGCGGGCCGAAATCAAGACGCCGATTACCGGGGTTTCCACGCAAATCTCGAATATATGGGAGTATGGCGATAATATTTTTGTCGCTTATGGAACATCACTCGTGACGATCGATAAAAACACTGGTGAAGAAAAGAACACGCTTGATTGGCAGAGCGACCATGCCTTTGACGGGCTTATCTCGCCGCCTTCACCGTATGATGAAAATATCATCTACTATATCAATAAAAACACGCAGCAGCTCTGGACCTATGACATGACAACACATAAACAGGCGAAAGTCGAGCCGACTGTGCAGATGCCGCCTACTCCAGCCAAGGCAATCCGCTGGATCAAGGATGAAAAAGGCAAAGATGTATTGGCCATCCTGCACCACCAAATTGAATACTCCATCTACGACCCGACTGCAAATTCGTTGAAGGTCAGCTATCCCGAAGTGGATATGCAGGGGCTTTTAATGCAAAGCATGGAAATCGGCGATGACCAGAAAATCTATATGGGCGGTTATCAAGGGTCCTTTGGGGTTTTCGATACTGCGACGGATCAATACATCTTGCGTGAGCGCGATCCCCATCAGATTGAAGGGGTAGGATTCTTAAACGGCGATGTCTATCTCGGTACGTATGGCGGCGCTCGGATTTATAAATACGACCCCAAACTTCCGTTCACTTATTCAGGCGGCGGCAAAGGCAATAATCCCGAAATGGTTCACGATATCGGGGACGATCAGAGCCGGCCGTTCACATTTGCCTCGGGCGACAATAAGCTTTTTGTTGGCACAATCTCAGATTATGGCTTGTTGGGCGGAGCGCTGACAATTTATGATGCTGACACAGGCAAATGGAACACAATTCGAAATATCATCAACAATCAAAGCATTATCGGGTTGGCGTATCATGAAGGAACCTTATTTGGCGGTTCTACTTTAGCCGGCGGACTGGGGGTTACCCCTACTGAGCCTCGGGCAAAAATGTTTGAATATGATGTGAAGACCGGTTCTCATGAAGTATTTGATTTGAATGTTGAAGGCTTGGCAACTCCGGAAATGATTGGCGAGCTTTCGATTGGGCCTGACGGAAACCTATGGGGCGTGGCGTGGGGCTATGACAAAGCCGGCGCCTATAACACCGTCGTTTTCGCAATGGATCCGGACAGTCGGAAAATAGTAAAAAGTACGGAGCTTTATAAAGGCGTCAACCGCGGAAGCCAATGGCGGCCTTTCTTCATCCGCTGGGATCGGCAGGGCTATCTTTATACGACAGCGGGCCGGACATTGACTGTCATTGATCCGGTGACGATGAAGAGCAAACGATTGGTTTCTGGAACGGTCAATTTGATGGATGTTGATAACGAAGGAAACATCTACTATACGGCCGATGAAAACCTGTACCAATTGCCAGTCCCTGTTGAAAAAGGGACACTTTCCGCACCAAGTGATTCAATTTTGCAGGGAGCCGGCCAGGACATTGATTTAACACTCACCCTTGTGAATGGCAGCAAAGCCAATCTGGCAGGCGCAAAGGTTGAATGGTTCAATTCAAATCCTGATGCCGCCGAGTTAAAGGATGGAAAACTGATTGGCAAAAATTCAGGAACAGCCGAATTAAATGCGAAAGTTGCCTACAATGGGTATGAAGTAATGACCAATAAAATCTCGATTACCGTAGTTGTGACCGCAGAAACTTTATCAGCCCAAATTCTTGGTCTTGAAGAAGCGGGAACGATTCCCCACTCCCTGGCCAAACAATTAACAAACAGGCTCGCCCAGGCGGAGCACCATGCCCAAAAAGGCAGGACTGGCCAGGCGGTCAAGCATCTCAATGATTTCCGCAAACACTTGGATGAAAGCAACGTCGATGAATCGCTGAAAAAATCGTTACATGCGAATGTTGATTCAGTTGAGGAAGGGTACGAGGAATAA